DNA sequence from the Bdellovibrionota bacterium genome:
CGTACATATCGTACGAATCGCTTACGAAAAGGGGCGGTTTTTGAGGAAGAAGCGCCGCCAGGTCGACGCACGCGCGACGATCCAGGCGCTCCATGCCGATCAAGGCCACGAAGACGGGGCGTTCCTTCGCAAAAGCCGTTACCGCACGGGCCAGGCCCGCGAGATAGGCCCTGTATTTCTTCTCTCCTTCCTCGGATCTATGGTGGAAGTAGATCGACTTGTAATGCTCTTCTTTGAACTGGCCGGCGAGAACGCGAGCCGTCGCCTTCATGAGATCCGGTTTCACCGGCCAACAGAACGGATGGATCGGGCCCACCGCAAGGATTTCCGTTTTCCCATCCCAGCCACCGGCCCGAAGAAGTTTGGCTCCCCGTTCCAGCGGAGCCGGCTCGAATGTCCAAGCCGTATCCGTCCCCGGAGCCGTCCGAATCCCGAGGTTTTCCAAAATGGTCCGGGAAGGTTCGTTCCGGCAAATCACGAGCGAATGTTTGCACCGTTTTTGGACGAACTCCCGAAGAGAACGGGTCATTTCACCCGCTTCCGCGCCGTATCCGATGCTCAATTTGCTCTCCGCATTCGCCATTCCGAGCGCGCCCGCCATCATCGTGGAGAGCGCCGTGGCGAACTTCGATTTGAACATCGAACCTTCGCATGCCACGACGCCATGGTGTTTGGCACACTCGTCATAGAGAAACTTCGGGAAAACGTTCGGCAATTGGATCTGTCGGACCGTCCGGAAGTATCGGGCCGAAAGCTCCGGATCGAGCGTCATGATCGTGAGCTGGATATTTTCATCCCCCAGGATGTGCCGAAACTGCCGGATCATTTCCTCCACGCGAACATCGGCGCCGGTGTTTCGCGCTCCCACATAACAGGCCAAAAGAAGTTTAAGCGCCTTGCCGGGCGAC
Encoded proteins:
- a CDS encoding polysaccharide pyruvyl transferase family protein, whose amino-acid sequence is MVSWTEKITGVFDPDRALQAAMGTLIGAAEFKHTLEWGTERWSPGKALKLLLACYVGARNTGADVRVEEMIRQFRHILGDENIQLTIMTLDPELSARYFRTVRQIQLPNVFPKFLYDECAKHHGVVACEGSMFKSKFATALSTMMAGALGMANAESKLSIGYGAEAGEMTRSLREFVQKRCKHSLVICRNEPSRTILENLGIRTAPGTDTAWTFEPAPLERGAKLLRAGGWDGKTEILAVGPIHPFCWPVKPDLMKATARVLAGQFKEEHYKSIYFHHRSEEGEKKYRAYLAGLARAVTAFAKERPVFVALIGMERLDRRACVDLAALLPQKPPLFVSDSYDMYDLVSILRNVSYLVSSRFHAIVTSMPAQIPSAGVTMDERICNLMNDRGHADLFLEVDDPKLADRLLEILRILHRDSDRIADDIGRSIPKQLRLMGEMGITFADEVARVYPDFPRRNLPKSWENYLPPISRSLSQLLEVYA